AAGTCCCGGCCTTTGTCCGTGAGCAGGTACTCGTGGCGGCGGGGTTCGTCCTGGTAGGGGCGGCGCTCCAGCAGACCCTGCGCGACGAGCCGGCGGAGGCGGTCGGTGAGCGTGTTGCGGGCGATGCCCAGGGACTGCTGGAAGTCGTCGAACCGGCGGATCCCGTAGAACGCCTCCCGCAGCACCAGGGGCGTCCAGGCATCGCCGAAGGTGTCCAGGCTGCGCGCGATGGAGCACGGCCAGTTCGCGAACGACGTCCTCTGCATGCGGCCAGCGTAGCCGGTTGCGAAGCGGAACTGTCCAGGTCAGCGGCGTGGCGGCGCGATGCCGACGAGCTTGGTGAGGAAGCGGTCGATCTGCTCGTCGGCCGGCGGCCACGGCAGGTCGGGCTCGTTGATCCGCTGCGCCAGCATCCCGTTGACGGCCGTGCGCAGGTCGATCGTCACCGTGGCCGCGTCGTCGGCGGGGGCGAGACCGGCGTCCATGCACGCCTGGACGGCGGCGGTGGTGCGGTCGACCAGCACCTGCTTGAACGGCATCCCCATCCGCCGGTGCACCCGGCTTTCGTGGAGCACCTTGTAGAGCCCGGGATGCTCACCGGCCCACGCGACCTGCGCGAGAATGCGGGCACGCAGTGCGGCCGCGGGGTCGGGACCGGCCGCCGCCGCGACGTCGCCCGCCTCCACGAGCTGCTCGTGGCAGCGCTGCAACACCGCGAACACGAGCGCGTCGCGGTCCGGGAAGTGCAGGTAGACCGAGGTCGCCGCGATCGACACCGCGCGCGCCACCGCCCGCAGCGACAACGCCTCGTCGTCGGCGAGCTCCTCGAGCATTTCCGCGGCCGCGGTGACGATCTCTTCGCGCAGCAGCTCGCCCTGCCCGCGCGCGTTCGGCCGCCGACGGGGTTTCGAGGTCTGTCCGGTCACCGGACCACTGTAGCTGGACAAACGTAGGGCTACAGCTGTAGTGTCATTCGCACTACAGCTGTAGCCCTACAGCTGTTCAGCCAAAGGAGTTCCCTTGAGCACGACGACCGAAGCGCCGGCCGGCAGCAACCTGGAGCGACTGGCCGCACGGGATCCGGTGTTCGCCCAGATGGTCGGTGCCACCGCCAGGCACGCACGGGCGATCCCAGAGCTGACCGAACGCGAAAAGACCTTCCTGTGCGTGGTCGCCGACGTCTGCCAGGCGAGCCTGGGCTTCGCCTTCGAGGCGCACGTCCGCACCGGCCTCGACCACGGCGTGTCCACTGCGGACATCCGGGCCCTGCTGCGCTTCATCTCCTACGACTGCGGCTACCACGCGGCGACCGCGGGCCTGCAACGACTGGCCGAATTCGAGGCCGAGCACGGCGTTCCGCAACCGGCGGCCGAACCGTTGAGCGAGGATCTGGTCACGACCGGCCCCGGCGCCGCACCCAGCCCGCTGCCGCCCGTGGTCCGCGCGCAACTGTCCGAACTGGACGACCACTTCCTCGAGCACTTCGACATGCAGTCGCGGATGCGCTCGGGCCACGGCCCCGGCACGCTGTCCGAACGGGAGCGCGGCTTCGCGAGCCTGAGCATCGACGTGCACTACCAGACGCTGGAGGAAACCTTCCAGGCCCACGTCGGCCGTGCCCTGCGGGGCGGCGCCTCCCGCGACGACGTCCGCGCCGCACTGCGCTTCAACTCGCAGTTCGGCGTCACCCGGACCTGGCAGGCGTGGAAGGCGCTCAACGCCCTGTTCGCCGCACAGGACTGACCATCGGTGCCCGTGCCGGCGACGTGGC
The sequence above is a segment of the Amycolatopsis viridis genome. Coding sequences within it:
- a CDS encoding winged helix-turn-helix transcriptional regulator, producing the protein MQRTSFANWPCSIARSLDTFGDAWTPLVLREAFYGIRRFDDFQQSLGIARNTLTDRLRRLVAQGLLERRPYQDEPRRHEYLLTDKGRDFFPVLAALAHWGDRWLAGDEGAPITLHHDTCGHDTHGEVVCAHCGEPLRAGEVAMRMGPGYPERLRSRPDVPNRFLTS
- a CDS encoding TetR/AcrR family transcriptional regulator → MTGQTSKPRRRPNARGQGELLREEIVTAAAEMLEELADDEALSLRAVARAVSIAATSVYLHFPDRDALVFAVLQRCHEQLVEAGDVAAAAGPDPAAALRARILAQVAWAGEHPGLYKVLHESRVHRRMGMPFKQVLVDRTTAAVQACMDAGLAPADDAATVTIDLRTAVNGMLAQRINEPDLPWPPADEQIDRFLTKLVGIAPPRR
- a CDS encoding carboxymuconolactone decarboxylase; translation: MSTTTEAPAGSNLERLAARDPVFAQMVGATARHARAIPELTEREKTFLCVVADVCQASLGFAFEAHVRTGLDHGVSTADIRALLRFISYDCGYHAATAGLQRLAEFEAEHGVPQPAAEPLSEDLVTTGPGAAPSPLPPVVRAQLSELDDHFLEHFDMQSRMRSGHGPGTLSERERGFASLSIDVHYQTLEETFQAHVGRALRGGASRDDVRAALRFNSQFGVTRTWQAWKALNALFAAQD